The following proteins come from a genomic window of Oceanispirochaeta sp. M1:
- a CDS encoding carbohydrate ABC transporter permease codes for MNSAFNAIISMSLAVLIAFTIAYLLARFPFKGNRIIYFLFLFGMLVPMHALLVPIFVQFKAMGLFNKRITLILPYVVFNLPFSLFLIESYIRGIPKDLDEAAFMEGCGTVRTMFSIIFPITKPVIVAVGLLAFISSWNEYPFALILINSQKLKTIPLGLVSFKGEYSTDYPLQMAGIVISTIPVIAI; via the coding sequence ATGAATAGTGCATTCAATGCAATCATTTCAATGTCTCTGGCTGTTTTAATTGCATTTACAATTGCCTATCTTTTAGCTCGATTTCCGTTTAAAGGAAATCGAATAATCTATTTTCTATTCCTCTTTGGTATGCTTGTTCCCATGCATGCTTTGCTTGTTCCTATCTTTGTACAATTCAAGGCCATGGGACTCTTCAATAAAAGAATTACCCTCATATTGCCCTATGTTGTATTTAATTTACCTTTTTCACTCTTTTTAATAGAAAGTTATATCAGGGGAATACCAAAAGACCTTGATGAAGCGGCATTTATGGAAGGCTGCGGTACTGTTAGAACTATGTTTTCCATAATATTCCCTATTACCAAGCCTGTAATTGTTGCAGTAGGCCTGCTTGCATTTATTTCGAGCTGGAATGAATATCCATTTGCCCTGATTCTGATCAACAGTCAGAAATTGAAAACAATTCCTCTGGGTCTTGTCAGTTTCAAGGGTGAGTATTCAACAGACTATCCCCTGCAGATGGCCGGGATCGTCATATCAACAATACCTGTCATTGCTATTTAG